In Manduca sexta isolate Smith_Timp_Sample1 chromosome 23, JHU_Msex_v1.0, whole genome shotgun sequence, one DNA window encodes the following:
- the LOC115452318 gene encoding microvitellogenin-like — protein sequence MESAKWRIAVRPNYDVNTDLNYPYSELPYVGEYHLVRIPTDNQLVEHVDYWGEGRIETSSGNSGFRNCYNVNRQYQLVSNGTDRNKKIPNRIPVFDENMCDTSSYIKSNSVKLVTLMGAPIIERCARDIARIVNSEVGIVVVFGFDNDSADIRRLSTALSDLNMYYCPGYELSDHLLGLTLFDKYRAYVNAKEMENQLYEAVTGWSFDTAVKISQSLKESGGGSTIVDVVNKLLQQGIRATTPFAYKLWNSGEKEIVNNYFPDAFKLIFNGDNIKIVSNYYNMALKLDANVDYYNDRLGWGDKSDHSSNRVSWTLLPIWENNNVIFKIRNNEHSMFLKLDVNVDSYGDRKCWGSNSSNELRHTWKLEPVKLQGNVVFFIVNCEYDQALKLDANVDSYGDRLLWGNNGNVVNNPRYFGWLVQSW from the coding sequence ATGGAATCTGCAAAGTGGAGAATCGCTGTACGTCCAAACTATGACGTCAATACAGATTTAAATTATCCATATTCAGAACTGCCATACGTCGGCGAATACCACCTTGTGAGAATACCTACCGATAACCAGCTCGTGGAGCACGTGGACTACTGGGGAGAGGGCAGGATCGAGACTAGTTCAGGAAACAGCGGCTTTCGCAACTGTTACAATGTCAACCGCCAGTACCAACTAGTCAGTAACGGGACTGACAGAAATAAGAAGATTCCCAACCGAATACCGGTGTTTGACGAGAATATGTGCGACACTTCCAGCTATATCAAAAGCAACTCCGTCAAGTTAGTAACTCTGATGGGAGCACCCATCATCGAGCGCTGCGCTAGAGATATAGCTCGTATTGTAAACTCTGAAGTGGGAATCGTTGTCGTCTTCGGATTTGACAATGACTCCGCAGACATTCGACGGCTAAGTACAGCTTTGAGTGATTTAAATATGTACTACTGTCCAGGATATGAATTATCGGATCATTTACTAGGCTTGACGTTATTCGATAAATATAGAGCATACGTGAATGCAAAAGAAATGGAGAACCAGCTCTATGAGGCAGTCACCGGTTGGAGCTTCGATACCGCGGTAAAGATTAGTCAATCTTTGAAGGAGAGTGGTGGCGGCTCAACAATAGTTGATGTAGTTAACAAGCTCCTTCAGCAAGGTATACGAGCCACAACGCCATTTGCTTACAAACTTTGGAACTCTGGCGAGAAAGAGATAGTCAACAACTACTTCCCCGATGCTTTTAAATTGATCTTTAATggagataatataaaaattgtaagtaattattacaaCATGGCGTTGAAATTGGATGCTAATGTTGACTACTACAATGATAGATTAGGATGGGGTGATAAAAGCGACCATTCAAGTAATAGAGTCAGTTGGACACTGCTCCCAATTTGGGAAAACAATAACGTAATCTTCAAAATAAGAAACAACGAACACAGTATGTTTCTAAAACTGGACGTTAATGTTGACTCTTATGGAGATAGGAAATGCTGGGGCTCCAACTCCTCGAACGAACTCAGGCACACCTGGAAACTGGAGCCGGTGAAGCTGCAGGGTAATGTAGTGTTCTTTATAGTGAACTGTGAATATGACCAGGCTCTGAAACTGGATGCTAATGTAGACTCGTATGGAGATCGGCTGCTGTGGGGCAATAATGGAAACGTTGTTAATAACCCTCGGTACTTCGGGTGGCTTGTGCAGAGTTGGTAG